A region from the Acyrthosiphon pisum isolate AL4f chromosome A1, pea_aphid_22Mar2018_4r6ur, whole genome shotgun sequence genome encodes:
- the LOC100166853 gene encoding E3 ubiquitin-protein ligase UBR5 isoform X1 — protein MSSLQFIVHPAPGTDDQLNDRFKEVSERLNRSILGNTSSYPVLSNIKSPIKQIVVGPYHIGLLFEDGRVARIPFTVLAERLDLSRSTGDANKLPSKSSSGNSGGGGGGGGGNLSSATRHLTRRARIMRSGTFRGTSRSSGSGVIMSSGSSSGRPVMPAQFVPEELVAQAQVVLQGKSRNLIIRELQRTNLDVNLAVNNLLSRDDEEGDGEIEEVNGPGGDSYVPEDLMSLLDGGGFHSDHSVIIDADAIFSEDMFSYSSSRRPMLTFRRSGARRLGERDRVSNSANDSTSSDRNSGPSDRDSFTRWRDRHCYGQQQHRQRQQQWLEGALRDSAWDKDTDSKKKDSNVGPYEFSADSKKKDSNTGNPLWLSNDAEYWPEPNVKFIQIAAIHSELIALSAGGQLYQWKWEDADPYKTLDNNVHHPKTNALGLTNEKVVLLSGTIIRVSVVTESNKVATWMDESLTHAATASKLEHPAQLYSEFVVDHIISIHTCPLYTLARLESGALYWWGVLPFNQRRKIWDKYRTKARKQKTNNLNSDIIVGSQVCMKNSPLYQPGAIGITLYGGEPKIGQLLNSAWTYADVCRFQILTPPQIFQSQNINSSSSKSCSPIEKSKETADRIDMPPPPSPASSTCSETGSTVQSSKRTKRVTMKGLEDDKNIEEDWPLKDVVFVEDQKSLPIGRVVHVDGSYAAVKFPCVSKDIISGIFPKDKEPNVAANDDVVTNIIKMLDQNEVRLMKKDDLQVCKVAVASKVPDCFQRTPRRINIPTDNGNQILTLTIDGQGVHAIVKNGSKISYIKFNVTSGKIEQDSPFPVDASALIGLNPDNMQIICTAESKDNICILRDGNRTIYPLAKDSTDSMREPQWLDLGPVRCMGIGSYTVTSPHVKAVAAIIVLDVEQQILMSRILKPNLESVKLLIQQLSLELDNGVLLSQILAERCDGNRNLLHACVSVCAPISNKELEEGDNVPNQPNSNVDTLNVIQKAFGVRSSFSLREMMRRASAAVRSSTTNNSSDSEPMEMNDEAPPPGTIPEPWHEPVNATTQSNNPVLPNEEETIQPTPPINPNTERRNNALAILRLLCESNVFSPHLLDLLTAKDAQGLTPFMLAVTVRAYPAAIILLDTIHRVVSKVVLPPNIFEMQGTSVMEQEHAIKNVMSAWRSSVAGTGSTPSSNKGPPEIAPQPVPLFKNSPVGNFELPPYWSLSSSSGLSQSQPPPPPPPTVPIPPQSNDFSKGFFPIPPPPPPFTIYKTHTWYTDRSFYRDGDSERILKAKEVLASMVYPTGSNPDYSPLHVICCNDTCSFTWTGAEHINQDIFECRTCGLTGSLCCCTECARVCHRGHDCKLKRTSPTAYCDCWEKCRCKALVQGHQASRSQLLNRLINETDLVTHYNSRGESILLFLVQTVGRQSNEQRQYSRSSRQRAASRKTPSSDIEMDMPDHDLEPPRFSRKALERLLNDWPAVKAMIMSGVKNESESKLPTDQPYLKNQSGTTFLDKFMHCLLFKCNAEVITNSYLMVDALVATIFKELHNPLSNSVEVNSIARRFIRSVIRVFVVYSVELAPQNNKRRMLGNLSSPFARARRIFQSMMKLSIEELCETAESLIAPVRLGVARPTAPFTLSTNSNPDIQSYEEIFFVEPMAPNNMNLSDQIEGANVHRQSQNDQPPIDIELEDEMADNNDGEGSDPEDVMGSVLENHVRLGPNGISDSNQQGPVDPESDTEDMLVETDSDSDQSNQDGGGQRSVQTGATAGSDTDDESGESTQQEDGEESEAGETDELDAEEFLVSEDQLERRATTSGQGHRTNLAPQSMQWAIRNRDTATRTATGFRVASGNSLVFIDPTSLRRSAVAAVSNSTNNSGNGNNNAAAAAAAAVASAAAGLNDSITMATTASSLARAFAVVIRQIADLLVTSINDPPSLPVIPVRITAQDTSNLQIIIEKSLKPTWDWLMAIMDSTEAQLRFGASLTQSSDPQHPRHPLHSTTTTNTTNSIPTTSSGIGATSNNNPAVEPRREFISYCLSLMRAHSNEHGDSLPVLDVSSLKHVAYVLDALVYYMRADTAAVNCQSISPPAILSDPSDPSDPWVLDQQDENDNEENDEEINTTVPIINQTSSPRFVDMDSGTRGRRHAFFQRSDSTLCLGCPPPDPFETPMTQAMPLADQPHLLQPNARKEDMFGSPKLTAPLDGSLEGLPSRLSLSSRSDNGSEQLPKEHERKRQDTEPEDLSIRANVVANEIPEFFNLGDESDTSQPTPESEMTKRDRDLIIVPTSTFSDTTSPMLKSVIVRAPSGGTPSTSSSSAQVKPNPDVDDSHNSFSNNDTVKPMNKGSRLGESVSHDLLLGRWRLTLDLFGRVFMEDVGLEPGSVVSELGGFPVKEAKFRRDMEKLRNQQNRDLTLSKLERDRNQLILMTFKELNNQYNSYHRRTSSTHPCLAVNRVKVTFKDEPGEGSGVARSFYTALAEALLSCDKLPNLESVQVGGRYSQYTVLQRLRNRERTESPRIRHAGPLSPRVPSRRSERSDREQRRTLSVDARSFVPNSGSSDANPNSHLTPHQQQLGERLYPKVVQIRPSLASKITGMLLELSPAQLLTLLASEEALRMRVNEAIALLMQTVEMSSLVDVSHPLPPADSLLEDVDLFLSLSEQHGSKSAPPAKENIAEENVTEENLDDNTPLFYCPGKQGFYSPRQGKSSYERLNAFRNTGRLIGLCLLQNELCPMYFNRHVLKVILGRSIRFHDLAFFDPVMYESLRQLVLDAESKDKESLFSALDLNFSIDLSQEEGGGSVELVSCGVDIEVTPSNVYDYVRRYAEFRMFKTQQKAFFALRSGVFDVIPESSLDGLTAEDLRLLLNGVGDINVPLLISYTSFNDESGLATSDRQIKFKRWLWSIVDKMTPSERQDLVYFWTGSPALPASEEGFQPMPSVTMRPADDSHLPTANTCISRLYIPLYSSRTILRHKLLIAIKTKHFGFV, from the exons gtTCAAAGAAGTTTCAGAACGTTTAAATAGAAGTATTTTAGGCAATACATCTTCTTATCCTGTTCTGTCAAACATCAAATCCCCAATCAAACAAATTGTAGTAGGACCATATCATATTGGTTTATTATTTGAAGATGGACGAGTGGCTCGAATTCCATTTACAGTACTTGCTGAAAGATTGGACTTGTCCAGATCTACCGGAGATGCAAATAAGTTGCCTTCCAAGTCCAGCAGTGGAAATAGTGGAGGGGGTGGTGGTGGGGGTGGTGGAAATTTAAGTTCTGCCACTCGTCATCTCACTCGACGAGCTCGTATAATGAGATCAGGAACATTCCGTGGAACTTCAAG GTCATCTGGTAGTGGTGTGATAATGAGCAGTGGTTCATCAAGTGGACGTCCAGTTATGCCAGCTCAATTTGTTCCTGAAGAACTTGTAGCTCAAGCACAAGTTGTGTTGCAAGGTAAAAgtcgaaatttaataatacgtgAACTTCAGCGAACAAATTTGGACGTGAATCTGGCTGTGAACAACCTTTTATCACGTGATGATGAAGAAGGTGATGGAGAAATTGAAGAAGTCAATGGGCCTGGAGGAGACTCTTATGTTCCTGAAGACTTGATGTCTTTATTAGATGGTGGAGGATTTCATTCAGACCATTCCGTCATTATTGATGCTGATGCAATTTTCTCTGAAGATATGTTTTCATATTCTTCATCTAGAAG ACCCATGTTGACATTTCGTAGGAGTGGTGCTAGAAGGTTAGGTGAACGTGATCGTGTAAGCAATAGTGCAAATGACAGTACATCCAGTGATCGTAATTCAGGACCAAGTGATCGAGACAGTTTTACTAGATGGAGAGATCGTCATTGTTATGGACAGCAACAACATCGTCAAAGACAACAACAGTGGCTTGAAGGAGCACTACGTGATTCAGCATGGGATAAAGATAcag aCTCTAAAAAGAAGGACTCTAACGTTGGACCTTATGAATTTTCCGCAGACTCTAAAAAAAAGGATAGTAATACTGGAAATCCTTTGTGGTTGTCAAATGATGCAGAATATTGGCCAGAAccaaatgtaaaatttattcaaattgctGCAATCCACTCTGAATTAATTGCCCTGTCTGCTGGAGGACAACTTTATCAATGGAAATGGGAGGATGCTGATCCGTATAAGACTTTAGAc aaCAATGTTCATCATCCAAAGACTAATGCTCTTGGTTTAACTAATGAAAAAGTAGTTCTTCTTTCGGGTACTATTATACGAGTTTCTGTTGTAACCGAATCTAATAAAGTAGCTACATGGATGGATGAAAGTCTTACTCATGCTGCTACTGCTTCTAAACTTGAACATCCAGCTCAGCTTTACTCTGAATTTGTTGTTGATCATATCATTTCTATCCATACTTGTCCTCTGTATACTCTAGCGCGTTTGGAAAGTGGAGCACTTTATTGGTg gGGAGTATTACCATTTAACCAAAGACGTAAAATATGGGATAAATACCGCACTAAAGccagaaaacaaaaaacaaacaatcTAAATTCTGATATTATTGTTGGAAGTCAAGTTTGTATGAAAAACAGTCCACTTTATCAGCCAGGAGCTATtg GTATAACTTTATATGGCGGTGAACCTAAAATAGgtcaattattaaattctgCCTGGACATATGCTGATGTTTGcagatttcaaattttgacaccACCTCAGATATTTCAGtctcaaaatattaatagtagttCCTCTAAATCATGCTCACCTATTGAAAAAAGTAAAGAGACTGCCGATAGAATTGACATGCCACCACCTCCTTCTCCAGCATCTAGTACTTGTAGTGAAACAGGAAGCACTGTTCAAAGTTCAA AGAGAACCAAAAGAGTGACAATGAAAGGTCTTGaagatgataaaaatattgaagaagATTGGCCATTAAAAGATGTTGTATTTGTTGAAGACCAAAAGAGTTTGCCTATTG gCCGTGTGGTTCATGTGGACGGTTCATATGCGGCAGTTAAGTTTCCTTGTGTTTCAAAAGATATTATATCTGGAATATTTCCTAAAGATAAAGAACCAAATGTAGCTGCAAATGATGATGTAGTGACAAATATCATAAAGATGTTGGACCAAAATGAAGTTAGATTAATGAAAAAAGATGATCTACAG GTTTGTAAAGTGGCAGTTGCAAGTAAAGTGCCAGATTGTTTTCAGAGAACACCTAGaagaattaatatacctactgataaCGGAAATCAAATCCTGACTTTAACTATTGATGGCCAAG gTGTACATGCTATTGTAAAAAATGGTTCAAAAATcagttatataaaatttaatgtaactaGTGGAAAAATAGAGCAAGATAGTCCTTTTCCGGTTGATGCTAGTGCTTTAATTGGATTGAATCCTGATAATATGCAGATAATTTGTACTGctgaa AGCAaagacaatatatgtattttacgtGATGGTAATCGAACTATATACCCTCTGGCTAAGGATAGTACTGATTCAATGAGAGAGCCACAGTGGTTAGATTTGGGACCTGTACGTTGTATGGGTATTGGTTCATATACAGTTACTTCTCCTCACGTAAAAGCAGTTGCTGCCATCATAGTATTGGATGTAGAACAACAAATACTTATGTCCCGGATATTAAAGCCCAATCTTGAGTCTGTTAAATTGTTGATACAACAGTTATCACTTGAActtg acaATGGAGTCCTTTTATCACAAATTTTGGCAGAGCGATGCGATGGTAATCGTAATCTTTTACATGCTTGTGTTTCAGTCTGTGCTCCTATTTCAAATAAAGAACTAGaag aaggtGATAATGTACCAAATCAACCAAATTCCAATGTCGATACTTTGAATGTAATTCAAAAAGCATTTGGAGTACGATCATCATTTAGTTTACGAGAAATGATGAGACGAGCTTCAGCTGCTGTTAGATcaa GTACCACTAATAATTCATCTGACTCAGAACCAATGGAAATGAATGATGAAGCCCCACCACCAGGTACTATTCCTGAGCCATGGCATGAACCAGTTAATGCAACTACTCAGTCAAACAACCCTGTCTTACCAAATGAAGAAGAAACAATTCAACCTACGCCACCTATTAACCCAAATACTGAAAGAAGAAATAATGCATTGGCTATTTTACGACTTCTGTGTGAATCAAATGTATTTTCACCCCATCTACTGGATCTATTGACTGCTAA agatGCCCAAGGACTAACTCCGTTTATGTTAGCGGTGACTGTTAGAGCGTATCCTGCTGCTATTATTTTACTTGATACTATTCATCGTGTGGTTTCCAAAGTAGTACTACCACCAAATATATTTGAGATGCAAGGCACTTCAGTTATGGAACAAGAACATGCGATTAAAAATGTGATGAGTGCTTGGAGATCTTCAGTTGCTGGAACAGGATCCACTCCTAGTAGCAACAAAGGACCTCCAGAAATAGCTCCTCAACCAGTACCTTTGTTTAAGAATTCCCCAGTTGGTAACTTCGAATTACCACCCTATTGGTCATTATCTTCTTCATCTGGATTATCTCAGTCACAaccaccacctccaccaccGCCGACAGTACCAATACCACCACAATCGAATGATTTTTCTAAAG GATTTTTCCCTATTCCACCACCCCCACCaccatttacaatttacaagacACATACATGGTATACCGACAGATCATTTTATCGTGATGGTGATAGTGAGAGAATTCTTAAAGCTAAAGAAGTTTTAGCTTCCATGGTTTATCCTACTGGCTCTAATCCAGATTACAGTCCATTGCATGTTATTTGTTGCAATGATACTTGCAGTTTTACTTGGACTGGAGCTGAACATATTAAtcag GATATATTTGAATGTCGTACATGTGGCCTAACGGGATCATTATGCTGTTGTACGGAGTGTGCTCGGGTTTGTCACCGTGGCCATGACTGTAAATTGAAAAGAACATCTCCTACTGCATACTGTGATTGTTGGGAAAAATGTCGCTGTAAAGCTTTAGTACAAGGTCATCAAGCATCTAGATCACAGCTACTCAACAGATTAATTAATGAAACTGATTTAGTGACCCATTATAATTCAAG aggagaaagtatattattatttttggtacaaACGGTTGGTCGACAATCAAATGAACAACGCCAATATAGTAGATCATCCAGACAACGAGCTGCTTCTCGAAAAACACCGTCATCTGACATTG aAATGGATATGCCGGATCATGATTTAGAACCACCCCGATTTAGTCGTAAAGCATTAGAAAGATTACTAAATGATTGGCCTGCAGTAAAAGCTATGATAATGTCTGGAGTAAAGAATGAGTCCGAATCCAAATTACCAACTGACCaaccatatttaaaaaaccaGTCTGGTACTACATTCTTGGATAAGTTTATGcattgtttactttttaaatgtaatgcTGAAGTAATAACTAACTCATattta atGGTTGATGCCCTTGTTgcaacaatttttaaagaacTTCATAATCCATTAAGCAATTCAGTTGAAGTTAACTCAATAGCACGTCGTTTTATTAGATCTGTAATACGTGTATTCGTTGTTTATAGTGTTGAATTAGCGcctcaaaataataaacgacGAAT gctTGGAAATTTGTCCTCTCCATTTGCTCGTGCTAGACGTATTTTTCAATCAATGATGAAACTATCAATTGAAGAATTATGTGAAACAGCTGAAAGCTTAATTGCACCTGTTCGTCTTGGTGTCGCAAGACCTACTGCTCCGTTTACATTGTCTACTAATTCTAATCCAGATATACAG AGTTatgaagaaatattttttgttgagcCAATGGCACCAAATAACATGAATTTGTCCGATCAAATAGAAGGGGCTAATGTTCATAGACAATCCCAAAATGATCAACCCCCAATTGACATTGAACTTGAAGATGAAATGGCagaca ATAATGATGGTGAAGGTAGTGATCCGGAAGATGTAATGGGAAGTGTGCTTGAAAATCATGTTCGATTGGGGCCAAATGGTATTTCTGATTCTAATCAGCAAGGTCCAGTTGACCCAGAATCTGATACAGAAGATATGTTAGTTGAAACAGATTCAGATTCTGATCAAAGTAATCAAGATGGTGGTGGACAAAGAAGTGTTCAAACAGGGGCTACTGCGGGATCTGATACTGATGATGAATCAGGAGAGTCTACTCAACAAGAAGATGGAGAAGAATCTGAAGCCGGAGAAACTGATGAATTGGATGCTGAAGAATTTCTCGTGTCTGAAGATCAATTAGAAAGAAGAgc tacaACTTCTGGACAAGGACATAGAACTAATTTAGCGCCACAATCAATGCAATGGGCAATAAGAAACCGCGATACTGCCACACGAACCGCAAcag ggTTTAGAGTTGCTTCTGGAAATTCATTAGTATTCATAGATCCTACATCATTGAGGCGGTCTGCTGTAGCTGCAGTTAGTAATAGTACCAATAATTCTGGTAATGGAAACAATaatgcagcagcagcagctgcAGCTGCAGTTGCTTCTGCAGCAGCTGGTCTTAATGATTCAATCACAATGGCGACGACTGCTTCTAGCTTAGCTAGAGCGTTTGCAGTAGTCATACGACAAATTGCTGATTTATTAGTTACATCCATAAATGATCCACCATCATTACCAGTAATACCAGTGCGTATAACAGCACAAGATACTAGTAATTTACag ataataattgaGAAGTCACTTAAACCTACTTGGGATTGGTTAATGGCAATAATGGATTCAACTGAAGCACAACTTAGGTTTGGTGCTTCACTCACTCAATCGTCTGATCCACAACATCCAAGACATCCCCTACATTCAACAACTACTACTAATACTACAAATTCAATACCTACTACATCGTCCGGGATag gtgcaactagtaataataatccGGCAGTTGAACCTCGGCGTGAATTTATATCATACTGTTTATCTCTAATGCGTGCTCACAGTAATGAGCATGGAGATTCTTTACCAGTATTGGATGTTTCATCTTTAAAACACGTTGCTTATGTTTTGGATGCTTTAGTGTATTATATGAGGGCTGATACAGCTGCTGTTAATTGTCAATCTATAAGTCCACCTGCTATTTTATCAGATCCATCAGATCCTTCTGATCCTTGGGTTCTAGATCAACAG gatgaaaatgataatgaagaaaatgatgaagaaattaATACTACAGTACCAATAATCAATCAAACATCTAGTCCAAGATTTGTAGACATGGATTCTGGAACTAGAGGTCGACGTCATGCATTTTTCCAGCGATCAGATTCTACTTTATGTTTAGGATGTCCCCCACCAGATCCTTTTGAAACACCTATGACTCAAGCCATGCCATTAGCTGATCAACCACATTTGCTACAACCAAATGCACGCAAAGAAGACATGTTTGGCTCCCCAAAACTTActg CACCTTTAGATGGATCATTGGAAGGTCTGCCATCAAGGCTTAGTTTATCCAGTCGTAGCGATAATGGAAGTGAACAGTTACCCAAAGAACATGAAAGAAAAA GACAAGATACTGAACCAGAAGATCTCTCTATTCGTGCAAATGTGGTTGCAAATGAAATTCCTGAATTCTTTAATCTTGGTGATGAATCAGACACTTCACAACCAACCCctgaat CTGAAATGACGAAAAGAGATAGAGACTTAATAATTGTACCAACAAGTACTTTCTCTGATACTACATCACCTATGCTTAAAAGTGTAATTGTGAGAGCTCCTTCTGGCGGAACTCCATCCACTTct tcaAGTTCAGCACAAGTAAAACCAAATCCTGATGTGGATGACAGCCATaattcattttcaaataatgatacTGTTAAACCAATGAATAA GGGAAGTCGTTTAGGAGAGAGTGTTTCCCATGACTTATTGTTAGGTCGTTGGCGTTTGACATTAGATCTTTTTGGTCGTGTTTTTATGGAAGATGTAGGTTTGGAACCTGGATCTGTTGTATCTGAACTTGGGGGTTTCCCGGTTAAAGAAGCAAAGTTCCGCAGAGATATGGAAAAGTTGAGAAACCAGCAAAATCGAGATTTAACACTATCAAAA TTGGAACGTGATCGTAATCAATTGATTCTCATGACTTTCAAAGAATTAAACAATCAGTATAATTCTTATCACCGCAGAACATCTAGTACTCATCCCTGTCTTGCAGTCAATAGAGTAAAAGTAACATTTAAGGATGAACCCGGAGAAGGATCAGGGGTTGCCAGATCATTCTATACTGCCCTAGctgaa GCTCTTCTATCATGTGATAAATTGCCAAACCTTGAATCAGTTCAAGTTGGTGGTCGATACTCACAATATACTGTTCTACAACGTTTAAGAAATCGTGAGCGCACTGAATCTCCTCGAATAAGACATGCTGGTCCATTATCACCACGAGTGCCATCAAGACGGTCTGAGCGTAGTGATCGTGAACAACGCCGTACACTCTCTGTTGATGCACGTTCATTTGTTCCTAATTCTGGATCATCCGATGCTAATCCAAATTCTCATTTAACCCCTCACCAACAACAACTTGGTGAACGCCTGTatccaaaa gtTGTTCAAATTAGGCCAAGCTTGGCCAGCAAAATTACTGGAATGCTTTTAGAGTTATCACCTGCTCAACTACTTACATTATTAGCATCTGAAGAAGCTTTGAGAATGCGTGTGAATGAAGCTATTGCATTGCTAATGCAAACTGTTGAAATGTCATCTCTCGTTGATGTGTCTCATCCATTACCGCCTGCTGATAGTCTACTtg AAGATGTTGATTTGTTCTTAAGTCTTTCCGAACAACATGGTTCTAAATCTGCTCCACCTgcaaaagaaaatattgcaGAAGAAAATGTAACAGAAGAAAACTTGGATGATAACACACCATTATTTTATTGCCCTGGTAAACAAGGATTTTACTCGCCGCGACAAGGAAAATCTTCTTACGAACGTCTGAATGCATTCAGAAATACTGGGAG atTGATTGGACTATGTCTTTTACAAAATGAGTTGTGCCCAATGTATTTTAATCGCCATGTTCTTAAAGTGATACTTGGTAGATCCATAAGATTCCATGATCTAGCATTTTTTGATCCAGTCATGTATGAAAGTCTCAGACAACTTGTGTTAGATGCTGAATCAAAAGATAAAGAATCATTATTCTCAgctttagatttaaatttcag cATTGATCTTAGTCAAGAAGAAGGTGGTGGAAGTGTAGAATTGGTTAGTTGTGGTGTTGATATTGAAGTGACTCCGAGCAATGTTTATGATTATGTAAGAAGATATGCAGAGTTTAGAATGTTCAAAACTCAACAAAAAGCATTCTtt GCATTAAGATCTGGAGTATTTGATGTGATTCCTGAAAGTTCATTAGATGGTTTAACTGCTGAAGATTTGAGATTGCTGTTAAATGGAGTTGGTGATATTAATGTACCTTTGCTAATTTCATATACTAGTTTCAACGATGAGTCTGGTCTTGCCACTAGCGAtcgtcaaataaaatttaagcgTTGGTTGTGGTCTATTGTTGATAAAATGACTCCATCCGAAAGACAAGACTTG gTATATTTCTGGACCGGATCACCAGCGCTACCTGCATCTGAAGAAGGATTCCAGCCAATGCCTAGCGTCACCATGCGTCCTGCTGACGATTCACACTTGCCAACTGCCAACACGTGTATATCTAGATTGTATATACCACTATACAGCAGTCGTACTATACTTAGGCACAAACTATTGATTGCCATAAAAACTAAGCATTTTggatttgtttaa